Below is a window of Roseivirga misakiensis DNA.
GTCCAAGTTTTACCATAATCAGTTGTCTTGAATACATAAGGTTCCCGATCATCTACTTGGTAACGGTTAGCAGCAAGATAAAGGGTGCCAGGATTGAACTTACTTTCATCGATAATGCTAATTCGAGAATATTTCGGTAAATCTTTCGGCGTAATATCCGTCCATCTTTTTCCGCCATTTCTTGTGATGTGCATTTTACCATCATCCGAACCAGCCCAAATGGTATTTACATCGTGATTAGAAGGTGCTAAGGCAAATACAGTAGCATAAATTTCTGGCCCGTTCATATCCTTGGTGATAATACCCCCCGTTTCGCCGAGCGTTTCTGGATCTGCATAGGTTAAATCTGGACTGATTTTCTCCCAAGTCTGTCCATCATTGGTGGTTTTCCATACATGCTGAGAGGTAGTGTACATGATAGAAGGATCTTTAGGAGAAAACATGATAGGGAAGGTCCATTGCCACCTTTCTGGCAAGGCACTTGACGGTTCGCCTGAAAAGAATCTAGGGTAAACCTGAATGTCTCGTCTTTGTCCTGTTTTTCGATTATAGCGGGTGAGTAAGGCGCCTTGACTACCAGCGTAGAAAACATCAGGATCGGTAGGACTCTGAGTAATCCAGCCACTTTCTCCACCACCTACAGGATAGTGCCAGCCATGGCCAGGGCCACGACCTAGCATATGTCGCCAGCCGTCGCTTGGCATAGCAAGTGTACTATTATCTTGTTGGGCACCAGCGACATGATATGGTACATCGCTAGTGGTCATGACGTGATAAAATTGTGTTGTTGTATAATCTTGTTCTGTCCAAGATTGTCCGCCATTGATTGTCACGGTACCACCACCATCATTGGCACTGATCATTCTATTCGGATCATTTGGGTCTATCCAAAGGTCATGGTGATCGCCATGGGGAGGCCTAATTCTAATGTCGAAGGTTTCTCCACCATCGGTTGACTTCCAAAAATTCACATTCAGGCCATAAACCACATCCTTATCCTGTGGATCGGCATAGATTCTTGAGTAATAGAAAGCGCGTTGTCTTAGTTTTCTTTCAGAATTCACACGTTTCCAGGTCCAACCCGCATCATCAGAACGGAAAATCCCGCCTTCATTAGCTTCTACTACTGCCCAAACTCTATTCGGATCAACTGGAGAAACCGTAACACCAATTTTCCCAATTGGGCCCTCGGGCATCCCAGGATTTTTTGTCAAGTCTACCCAAGTATCTCCACCGTCTAAAGACTTCCAAAGCTTACAATCAGGTCCACCGCCCCACATTTTCCATGCTTTCCGGTATACCTGCCAAGTTGAAGCATAGAGCACATCAGGATTAGTCTTATCAATGATTAAGTCAGCCGCACCAGCTTTATCGCTTACGTAAAGCACCTTTTCCCAAGTATTGCCGCCATCTTTTGATCTAAAGACACCTCTTTCCTCATTATCTCCATAGACGTGACCAAGTGCGGCCACATAAACTATATTCGGATTAGTCGGGTGAACCCTGATTCTGGAAATGGCCTGAGTTTCTTTTAAACCTAGATGTCTCCAAGTTTTACCGCCATCTGTGGTTTTGTAAACACCGTCACCTTGCGTAATACTACCACGAAGCTGGGTTTCACCACCGCCGATATATACAATGTCTGGGTTGGTTTCGGCCACGGCTACAGCACCAATACTAGAAGAAGTTATTTGACCATCTGTCACCGGGAACCACTCATTACCACCATCAGTAGTTTTCCAGAGTCCACCACCTGTAGCACCAAAGTAATATTCATTAGGTCTGCCAGGGCTACCAGCAGCTCCTAAAGACCGCCCACCGCGCTGTGGGCCAATGTTTCTCCAAGAATAACCTTGATAGAATGTTGGGTCTACCGGGTCTGTATTTTGGGCTGAAATATCTTCTGAAGAATAGAATAGAATAATGCTCAAGAAAGCGAGCAGGTAAGATTGCTTAGTTTTCATCGGTATGAGATAAGGTTGAATTGAAAAATACAAAATCTTATCTGCTTGACGGAAATCGATTATGCCAATGGTCGCATTTCGTGAATTCATAAAACAAGTTTGCCATTCCTAAAAGACCATCATGGTGCAATTGGCATAAATAGTATATTGAAAATAACCCTATAGAAGGGGCTAAAAATGCTAAATCATAAATGCTACTATGAAAACGATCAACCTACGTTCATTTCAATTCAGTTTACTGTTTTTCTTTGTTGGAGCCATAGCTTTTGGCCAAGAGAAAAAAGCGCTGAGTTTAGAAGACTATAAACAGTGGAACCGCATTAGAAATGCCATTATTTCTCCGAATGGCACCTGGATGACTTATGCCTATGCACCTAATGAAGGTGATGCTCAACTGCATGTAAGAAAAATCGAAGGTGACACTATTCGAACGGCAATCAACGCCAAACAAATCGCTTTTTCAGACGACAGTAAGTGGCTGGCCTATTTGGTAGATCCTGCCAAAAAGGAAGCTGAAAAACTTAGGGCAAGTAAAAAACCAGTCGTAAGTGATCTGCATATAATCGACTTGAACTCAAATGAAGCTCAGGAAGTAAAGAATGCTAAGTCTTACCGGTTTTCTAAGGATTCCAAGGTTATAGCGGTTCACAAAAACCCCGCTGATAGAAAGGCAGAACATAGTGGAAGCGATCTGATATTAATGTATTTGTATGAAGGTGTGACCGCAAACATCGGTAACGTTTCTAGCTATGCGTTTAACAAAGCTGGTACGCTGATAGCTTACCTAGTAGATGCCGATGGAGACGTTGGCAATGGTCTATATGTAATGGATTTGAAGGCAAATCGAAGATGGCCTTTGCACACTGGCGCATTCAGCTATTCGCAAATGGCTTGGAATAAGGCTGGGGACAAGGTGTTGAGCTTATACGGAAATAAGGAAAAAGGGAATATGCAGCGTGATAATGCGCTTTTCTGGGCGACAGGTTTGACCACAGGTATGTCAACGGCTAATAAAAACACTTATGAAGCCTCAGCAGCCAACTTTCCGAAGGAAATGGTGATAAGTGAGTTTGGCGCACCTGTTTGGCATGAATCTGACGGGCAAATCTTCTTATATGTAAAAGAGCAGCAACAGGAACCTAAAAAAGATGATTTACTTAAAGCTAATGTTGATGTTTGGCATTGGAAGGATGAGCAAGTTCAATCTACCCAGATTGTCCGTGCAAATCGAGATAGAAGATCTACATATTTGGCCGTTTTGAACCTTTCAAATAAGGCTTTCTTTCAGCTTGCGAATGCCGATATGCCCAATGTGAATTTCAACCTCATGACCAATTGGGCTGTTGGTAGAGAAGATAAACCATATCGCGATGATGTCAATAACCCGCGGGGTTTCGAAGACCTTTACAGCATAGACACAAAGACGGGTGAAAAGCGATTGATCAAAAGACGCAACTATTTCTATTCGGGTATTTCGCCAAATGGACAATGGGCAACATTCTCCACCAATGCTGAATTAATGGTTTATAACTTCGAGAGCGGAGAGACAATCAACCTAACGAAAAAGGCGGATGTCAGCTTTCTAAATACAGAATTCGATAAGCCCACAGAAAAGCCTACATACGGAATAGGCGGTTGGTCTAAAGATGGAAAATGGGCCTTGGTCAATAATAAATTCGATCTCTGGGCCATTTCTTTAAATGGTACCGAGGCAATAAACCTAACAAATGGCTTAGGTAATGAAGAAAGCATTCGTTTTAGAGCAGTGCAATTAGATCCTGAAGCCAAAGGTTTCGATATGTCGAAGCCAATATTACTTTCAGCCTATGGAGAATGGTCCAAAAAGTCTGGTTTCTATGAGGTAAAACTGGGTAAGAAACCAAAAGCACTAAGATACGAGGACAAAATGATCGGCAGACCAGTAAAAGCAAAGTATGCCGATCGCGTGATCTACACTGAGCAAACTTTTGTTGATTTTCCAGATTATTGGGTCTCTGATTTATCATTTAAAAGACCAAAGCAGGTTACTAACGCCAATCCGCAACAATCGGAATACAAATGGGGAAAAAGAGTCTTGGTAGACTATACCGATAAACGTGGTCACAAATTGCAAGGCACCTTGACATTGCCAGCTGATTATGAGGAAGGTAAAAAGTACCCCATGGTCATCTATTTCTATGAACGAATGTCGCAAAGGCATCACCAATATTCTATGCCAACTTATGATGATAGACCTCATATGTCTACTTATGCGAGCAACGGATACCTTGTCTTAATGCCAGATATTGTCTATGACGTGGGGTTACCAGGTTCTTCAGCATTAGATGATGTAACAAGTGCTGCCAATGCCGTAATAGACATGGGTTGTGCAGACCCAGAACGAATTGGTTTACAGGGACATAGCTGGGGAGGTTACGAGTCATCATTTATTGTTACACAAACCGATATGTTTGCTTGTGTAGTGACTGGCGCTCCACTTACTAACTTGATCAGTATGTACAATGTAGCCTACAAACGTACGGGCAATTTAAACGGCCCAATACTAGAATGGTCTCAAGGAAGAATGGGGGTAAGCCCTTGGGACAATATGGAATTATACCGAAGTCAGTCTCCAATTCATCATGCACAGAATATCAATACCCCATTTATGATTTTACATGGTACTGCCGATGGTGCAGTGGACTGGGTACAAGGCCTTGAATACTATTCGACTGCCAGAAGATTGGGTAAAGAGGTGATTCTGCTTTCCTATCCTGATGAACCGCATCATTTGGGTAAACTCGCCAATCAGAAAGACTTCCAGATTCGCATGAAGCAATATTTCGACCATTACTTGATGGATGCTGAGGCGCCGTTATGGATGAAAGAGGGAGTGCGACACCTGGACAAAAAGAGAATCGGTCCAGAAGTAATGGAAAAGGGCAATTAGTCTTGGAAGGACTGTAGCGATAGTTTTATGATCACTACAGTCCTTTTTTATTCATTTTAGACTTACTCAAAACGAAGAACTATCGCTCTAATAGGCTTTCTAATTGCTGAAAATATCGTTCTGCAATGAATCTTCCACCTGCTGTGTTGTAGTGCACATCATCGGCTAGGAAATTGTCAGTAAAACCTGTTCTCATATCTACAGCAATGACTTTAGAAGTTGCAGTGGATTCTGATTGCGCCAAAGCAGCAATATCTGTTAAGGCACGGTTATAAAAAGTTAAAAACTCTGTAGATTGTTCAGCAACTAATGGTGGAGCCGTCAACTCTATCAATATGGTCACATTAGGATTGTTAGCTTGAAGCATATCAATGATTGCGTTTATATTAGCAAAAGAACCCTCATAATCATTGATGCCATCATTTCCACCAGGCGAGCTAAAAAGAACAATGTCAGGAGAGGAGCCTAGTTCATTGAGCCAGTTGCTCAAACCACTCCTTATTCCACCTGAGGTAATGCCACCTCTGCCTTCGTGATCTCTGTCAAAAGCAAGGCCGTTAAAACTAGGATAAGAGGCGTTATCGGTTTCTGTTCCAATAAAATCAAAAGTAAAGTTAGCCTCAGTCAACATTCTCCATAATTCGTATCGATAGCTTTCATAAGCTGGCCGGTCGCCTTCAACTCGGGAAGCGCCTAATGGTAAAATCTTATTAATGGAGCTGCTGGGTGCTTTCGGTTCAGTTCCGCCTTCATTGTCGCAGGCCAAAATGCAGATGCTAAAAATAACAATGGGGATTAACGCGAATTTTGCGAAGCTTTTTGATGATGGTTTTTGCATTTTTTAAGTGTTTTGCGTGTCAAATAATCTGATTACACCATCAGATACACTTAAACCCAAAACACCCTACCACCCTTTAGAAAGATTTTTAATCCGCTGCTGTGAATGGGATGTCAATTGTAAAAGCAGTTCTAGAATTCCTGACCCATTGCATAGTACCAGTATGTCTATCTAGATAGATGTCTCAATCAAGTGAGGCATGCATTGATGCTTTAAGCGCTTTATGGCTTAATATGGGATGCTTTTTGGTGAGCAAAAAGCGGAGTTATGATCTTACTCCTTGGAGGACATCTCTTGTAGATAGAGTTGGTGGTTGAGGTTCATGCATAGTTGTTTAGAAATACAAAATTACAACCTAGATTATAGTCAATATCAAGAATAATATCTCTTGTTTTGAGTAGATTTGGATGTAGGCATTCAAAACTCTGGCTAAGAGAATTTAAATCAAGGAAAAACTCTTTGCATACCCGTATTACATGAACGCAGTAGAAATTGAAGAGGCTATATCTTTATTGGCGGAGCAAGACTTTGACCCGACAGAATTCCCCTACGCCTTTCTGGAAGCCTTTGGTAATAAGCCTACCACGATCAAGCGCCTGAGAGCGGGCAATAACAATAAGTCTGATGTAGAAGGGGGCGTGCTGCAGCATAGTAATATTCATATCGCTGTTTGTAGTGAAGGCAAGGTATTAGAAACTATCAAAGAGCTAAAACAAAGCTCTGTTACCACAAAGGCCAAAGCCAAATTTGTTTTGGCTACAGACGGTAATGAGTTTGAGGCCGAAGACCTGAACAGTGGAGAAACGGTAGTTTGTGCTTACAGTACATTTCACAATCACTTTGGGTTTTTCCTTCCACTAGCCGGCATTAGTACGGTTAAAGAAATTCGAGAGAATGCCTTCGATATTAAGGCAACAAGTAGACTCAATAAGCTCTACATAGAACTGTTAAGACACAACCCTGAATGGGCGAGGGCCGATAGACGCCAGGGTATGAACCACTTCTTAGCAAGACTTATATTCTGCTTCTTTGCTGAGGACACGGGCATCTTCAATAACGATGACCTATTTACGGATACCGTAAAGCAAATGAGTACTTCGGACTCCTCTGACACTCATGAAATTATTGGTGAAATATTTCGAGCAATGGACATCAGACAGGAAGATCGCTCGGAAAAGAATGTTAAGAATTGGGCCAATAAATTTCCCTATGTAAATGGCCACTTGTTTTCAGGGTCAACTGAAACTCCCAAATTCACTAAGATTGCCAGATCGTATTTGCTGCATGTAGGAAGTCTCGACTGGAAGAAGATCAACCCAGATATTTTTGGTTCTATGATCCAGGCCGTGGCAGATGAAGAAGAGCGTGGTGCTTTGGGAATGCACTATACCTCGGTTCCCAATATTCTTAAAGTACTTAACCCACTGTTTCTGGATGACTTAAGAACTCAATTAGAGCAAGCTGGAGATAATCCACGAAAATTACTTAACCTCAGAAAGCGTATTTCGAGAATTCGTGTATTTGATCCTGCCTGTGGCTCAGGTAACTTCTTAGTGATTGCTTATAAGCAGCTTCGTGAAATTGAAAATGAAATCAATATAAGGAGAGGAGAATTCAATCGAACTACTGAGATACCGTTGACCAATTTCAGAGGAATTGAGTTAAGAGATTTTTCAGCTGAAGTAGCACGACTGGCTCTTATTATTGCGGAATATCAGTGTGATGTTATTTACAGAGGACAAAAATTAGCTCTTGCAGAATTTCTTCCATTGGATGCTCAAAATTGGATAATTCGAGGAAATGCTCTTCGTTTGGATTGGGTTAATTTAATGGGTGTCGGAGGTGCGGGGGTTAAATTATATGCTGATGACCTTTTCAGTACTCCTCTTGATCAAACTCAAATGGATTTTAATAACGAGTCTGGAGAAACATTTATCTGTGGAAATCCACCCTATCTTGGGAGGAAGTATCAATCAGACTTACAAAAAGATGAGCTAAAGCGAGTTTTCGCAGATAGAGGAGTAAGAACGTTGTTGCTGGATTATGTTTCAGGTTGGTTCATCAAAGCGGTTGATTTCATTTTACGAGCTGAGGCATCAGTTGCATTTGTAAGCACAAATTCAATTTGTCAAGGTATTCAAGTGTCTACTTTATGGCCAGAAATCTTTAAGCATGATATTTCCATTTCTTTTGCTTTTCCATCCTTTAAGTGGTCTAACCTTGCTAGTTACAATGCAGGTGTAACGGTGTCTATCATCGGGCTGGCTAAAAGAAAGTCCAATAGGATGCTTTTTACATCAGATGATAACGGAGAGACGGTAGTAAAAAAGGTTGATAACATTAATGCCTATTTAGTTGCATCGGAAAATGTATTTGTAACTCCAAGAAGCAAGGTAACCGACAACCGCACTGCAATGCAGTTTGGCAATCATCCATACTATGCAAATCAATTGATGCTTACCTCTACAGAAGCCCGTAAATTATCTGAGCGTACCCCTGAAGTACAGGAGTTTATCCGTCCTTTATATGGATCTAGAGAGTTTATTACTTGCAATCCAAGATACTGTATTTGGATAAAGGAATCACAGTTGGATGATGCAATGTTACACACTGATATTTCAGATAGGATTAATAAAGTAGAGGCAGTCAGAAAGGAGAAAAAGAAGGACATTCAAGCTCAGAAGTTGTCTTTGACCCCTTACAGATTTAGAGATCAGTATGAAGCTACAAAGCAACTTCTAGTGGTGCCAATAGTAAGTTCGGAAAATCGACCTTACCTTCCAGTAGGAGTAATAAAATCCAATGCCATCGTTCATAATAAGGCGTTTGCATTATACGATGCACCACTTTGGAACATGGCCTTAATTGCTTCTCGTTTACATTGGGTTTGGATAGGAACTGTTTGTGTAAGGATGCGGACTGATTTTTCGTATTCCAATACTCTTGGCTGGAACACTTTTCCAGTACCTCCTTTAACTGAAAAGAATAAACAAGATTTAATCACTTGTGCGGAAGAAATACTTATAGCTCGCGAACGGCATTTTCCAGCTACCATAGCGGAGTTATATGATCCTGAAAAAATGCCTGAAGATTTGCGCCAGGCACATGAACGCAATGATGAAGTGCTAGAACGAATTTATATAGGGCGGAGATTCAAAAACGACACCGAGCGCTTGGAAAAACTATTCGATTTTTATACCAAGATGACCACTAAAGAGAAAAGTTCATGACTCAGAAGAAAGCCATACCATCAGTTACGGTTAATTATAAAACTACCGGCAACTCTACCAAGTCCAATGAATTGGGCATGAGAACCATGCAGGAAAGAGCTTATGAAAAGCGTGGTGAGCAGTACCTTCTAATCAAATCACCTCCGGCTTCTGGTAAGAGTAGGGCGTTAATGTTCATAGCACTTGACAAACTTAACAACCAAGGAATTCAACAGACTATAATTGCTGTTCCAGAAAAATCAATAGGATCAAGTTTTACGAATGAGCCTCTCAGTAAGTTTGGTTTTTACTACGATTGGGAGGTGGTACCGAAGTGGAACTTGTGTAATGCACCCGGAGAAGATGGTAGCAAAGTAACTGCTGTCAAATCATTTCTGGATAGTGAAGACCAAGTCTTGGTATGTACTCATTCCACTTTTCGATTTGCGATTGAGCGCTTTGGAGTTGAGGCATTTGATAATCGATTGATTGCAATTGATGAGTTTCATCACGTTAGTGCTAATGAAGACAACGTGCTAGGTACACAGTTAAAGCAATTTATTTCCAGAGATAAGGCTCATATCGTAGCTATGACGGGTTCTTATTTTCGGGGCGATGCCATTCCCGTTTTAATGCCCGAAGACGAGGCTCGATTCGATACAGTTACCTATACTTATTATGAACAGCTTAATGGTTACCAGTATCTAAAAACTTTAAATATTGGTTACTTTTTCTACAGCGGAGCGTATGCAGAAGATATTCTGAATGTGCTTGACCCAGAAGAGAAAACGATAATACATATACCCAATGTCAATTCTCGTGAAAGCATGGGAGACAAGATCAAAGAAGTCAACCATATTATGGATGAAATGGGTGAATGGCAGGGTATAGACCCAGAAACGGGTTTTCATCTGATTAAAACAACTAAGGGAAAAGTTATTAAAGTGGCTGATCTAGTAGACGATGAGCCAACTAAACGAAATAGAGTTTCCTCAGCGCTAAAATTGCCAGAAGCCAAGAACAATCCTGATCATGTTGATATCATTATTGCATTAGGCATGGCCAAAGAAGGTTTTGATTGGATATGGTGCGAACATGCGCTTACAGTTGGCTATAGGTCCAGTCTAACAGAGATTGTACAAATAATTGGTCGAGCTACAAGGGACGCACCGGACAAGACTCATTCTCGCTTCACTAATCTTATTGCAGAGCCAGATGCGTCCGAAGAAGCAGTCACAGATGCTGTAAACGATACTCTTAAAGCTATTTCAGCAAGTTTATTAATGGAGCAAGTACTTGTTCCTAAATTCAATTTCATACCTAAAAGGCCAGAAAATAAGGCTAACCCTCTATTAGACTATGGTGAAAGAGGCTACGATCCTGACGTTTGTAACATGGCTTTCAATGAAGAGATGGGTGAGTACCATATTGAAGTCAAAGGACTCATAGAACCCAAAAGTGCAGATGCACAGCGAATCTGCAAAGAAGATCTCAATGAAGTAATTGCCGCTTTTGCCCAGGATAAGCAAACTATTGAAAGAGGCTTGTTTGACGAAGAAACTGTGCCTGAGGAATTAACGCAGATCAGAATGGGTAAAATCATAAAAGAGAAATATCCTGAGTTGGATGATGAAGATAGAGAAGCTGTGCGTCAACATGCTATAGCAGCCTTAAACCTGACTCAAAAGGCGAAAGAAGTACTCAATAATGATTCTGAATTGGAAGGAAGAGGAAGCACAGCGCTTATCGATGGCATACGTAAGTTTGCTATGGATGTGAGAGACTTAGATGTGGATTGGATAGATAGTATTAATCCATTTAGTGAGGCTTATTCTATTTTGTCCAAGGCAATGACTGAGCAAAGTCTCAAAGCGATGGCTGAGGTAATTTCAGCCCGAAACCCTAATATGTCTTTAGAGGACGCCAGAGAGTTGGCAAAAAGAGCCTTGAAGTTTAAAAAAGAGAGAAACAGATTGCCAGATATAAAATCGGCTGATCCATGGGAACAACGAATGGCTCAAGGGATAGCCTATCTTGCCAGGCTGAAATCGGAGGAAGCGAATGACTAAGAAAAAGACACTTACCGAAGAAGATGATGCTTTGTTAGTAGAATTGGGCGTAGAGGTTGAGGTAAAAAAAGCGGTAAAGCATACGCCACGTGAAGAACGGATTATTGCGGGCTTTGAAGAGATTCAAAAGTTTGTGGAAGATCACGGCAAACTGCCTGAGCATGGTGAAGAGAAAGATATTTTTGAAAGGCTTTATGCGGTAAGATTAGATCAAATTCGCAAACTAGATGAATGCAGGGAACTAGTGCAGCCCATGGACTATCAAAATCTGTTAGACGCTGGCGCTACTCTGAATATTGAAACGGAAGCTACTCTGAATGATGAAGAGCTACTTGCCCAGCTGGGTTTAGAAGATCAGGAAAACTCCATCACGAAGCTGAAGCATGTCAAAACCCGCGCAGAAAAGCGGGCAGCAGAAGAAATAGCCAATCG
It encodes the following:
- a CDS encoding VPS10 domain-containing protein, with the translated sequence MNSRNATIGIIDFRQADKILYFSIQPYLIPMKTKQSYLLAFLSIILFYSSEDISAQNTDPVDPTFYQGYSWRNIGPQRGGRSLGAAGSPGRPNEYYFGATGGGLWKTTDGGNEWFPVTDGQITSSSIGAVAVAETNPDIVYIGGGETQLRGSITQGDGVYKTTDGGKTWRHLGLKETQAISRIRVHPTNPNIVYVAALGHVYGDNEERGVFRSKDGGNTWEKVLYVSDKAGAADLIIDKTNPDVLYASTWQVYRKAWKMWGGGPDCKLWKSLDGGDTWVDLTKNPGMPEGPIGKIGVTVSPVDPNRVWAVVEANEGGIFRSDDAGWTWKRVNSERKLRQRAFYYSRIYADPQDKDVVYGLNVNFWKSTDGGETFDIRIRPPHGDHHDLWIDPNDPNRMISANDGGGTVTINGGQSWTEQDYTTTQFYHVMTTSDVPYHVAGAQQDNSTLAMPSDGWRHMLGRGPGHGWHYPVGGGESGWITQSPTDPDVFYAGSQGALLTRYNRKTGQRRDIQVYPRFFSGEPSSALPERWQWTFPIMFSPKDPSIMYTTSQHVWKTTNDGQTWEKISPDLTYADPETLGETGGIITKDMNGPEIYATVFALAPSNHDVNTIWAGSDDGKMHITRNGGKRWTDITPKDLPKYSRISIIDESKFNPGTLYLAANRYQVDDREPYVFKTTDYGKTWTKIIDGIAPGHFARAIREDLQKPGLLYLATEHGVYVSFNDGAKWQSLQLNLPDTPIRDLVLRDDDVVLGSHGRGFWILDDIRPFREAAKINAENKVTLFKPANPIRGIYNATIQYYLPEQADSVKIEIMDAQGQLIKSFTGNKPNGRSNIPTTAKGLNTFTWDLRYPGATVFDGMIIWSARPQSGPTAPIGNYKVRMTHGGETFMTDFDIEMNPNLEGITAEDLQLQFDLCVDIRDKTSEANEAVILIRKIRKQATGFAAGTNSQVSAAISSMLEKLTVIEEDLYQVKNQSPQDPLNFPIKLNNRLASLRRSVQGGQSKPTDAAYVVFDELKKELKGHLDKMDAILKTDLKKVNQMLASQNKAIKID
- a CDS encoding DEAD/DEAH box helicase, whose protein sequence is MTQKKAIPSVTVNYKTTGNSTKSNELGMRTMQERAYEKRGEQYLLIKSPPASGKSRALMFIALDKLNNQGIQQTIIAVPEKSIGSSFTNEPLSKFGFYYDWEVVPKWNLCNAPGEDGSKVTAVKSFLDSEDQVLVCTHSTFRFAIERFGVEAFDNRLIAIDEFHHVSANEDNVLGTQLKQFISRDKAHIVAMTGSYFRGDAIPVLMPEDEARFDTVTYTYYEQLNGYQYLKTLNIGYFFYSGAYAEDILNVLDPEEKTIIHIPNVNSRESMGDKIKEVNHIMDEMGEWQGIDPETGFHLIKTTKGKVIKVADLVDDEPTKRNRVSSALKLPEAKNNPDHVDIIIALGMAKEGFDWIWCEHALTVGYRSSLTEIVQIIGRATRDAPDKTHSRFTNLIAEPDASEEAVTDAVNDTLKAISASLLMEQVLVPKFNFIPKRPENKANPLLDYGERGYDPDVCNMAFNEEMGEYHIEVKGLIEPKSADAQRICKEDLNEVIAAFAQDKQTIERGLFDEETVPEELTQIRMGKIIKEKYPELDDEDREAVRQHAIAALNLTQKAKEVLNNDSELEGRGSTALIDGIRKFAMDVRDLDVDWIDSINPFSEAYSILSKAMTEQSLKAMAEVISARNPNMSLEDARELAKRALKFKKERNRLPDIKSADPWEQRMAQGIAYLARLKSEEAND
- a CDS encoding class I SAM-dependent DNA methyltransferase, encoding MNAVEIEEAISLLAEQDFDPTEFPYAFLEAFGNKPTTIKRLRAGNNNKSDVEGGVLQHSNIHIAVCSEGKVLETIKELKQSSVTTKAKAKFVLATDGNEFEAEDLNSGETVVCAYSTFHNHFGFFLPLAGISTVKEIRENAFDIKATSRLNKLYIELLRHNPEWARADRRQGMNHFLARLIFCFFAEDTGIFNNDDLFTDTVKQMSTSDSSDTHEIIGEIFRAMDIRQEDRSEKNVKNWANKFPYVNGHLFSGSTETPKFTKIARSYLLHVGSLDWKKINPDIFGSMIQAVADEEERGALGMHYTSVPNILKVLNPLFLDDLRTQLEQAGDNPRKLLNLRKRISRIRVFDPACGSGNFLVIAYKQLREIENEINIRRGEFNRTTEIPLTNFRGIELRDFSAEVARLALIIAEYQCDVIYRGQKLALAEFLPLDAQNWIIRGNALRLDWVNLMGVGGAGVKLYADDLFSTPLDQTQMDFNNESGETFICGNPPYLGRKYQSDLQKDELKRVFADRGVRTLLLDYVSGWFIKAVDFILRAEASVAFVSTNSICQGIQVSTLWPEIFKHDISISFAFPSFKWSNLASYNAGVTVSIIGLAKRKSNRMLFTSDDNGETVVKKVDNINAYLVASENVFVTPRSKVTDNRTAMQFGNHPYYANQLMLTSTEARKLSERTPEVQEFIRPLYGSREFITCNPRYCIWIKESQLDDAMLHTDISDRINKVEAVRKEKKKDIQAQKLSLTPYRFRDQYEATKQLLVVPIVSSENRPYLPVGVIKSNAIVHNKAFALYDAPLWNMALIASRLHWVWIGTVCVRMRTDFSYSNTLGWNTFPVPPLTEKNKQDLITCAEEILIARERHFPATIAELYDPEKMPEDLRQAHERNDEVLERIYIGRRFKNDTERLEKLFDFYTKMTTKEKSS
- a CDS encoding SGNH/GDSL hydrolase family protein encodes the protein MQKPSSKSFAKFALIPIVIFSICILACDNEGGTEPKAPSSSINKILPLGASRVEGDRPAYESYRYELWRMLTEANFTFDFIGTETDNASYPSFNGLAFDRDHEGRGGITSGGIRSGLSNWLNELGSSPDIVLFSSPGGNDGINDYEGSFANINAIIDMLQANNPNVTILIELTAPPLVAEQSTEFLTFYNRALTDIAALAQSESTATSKVIAVDMRTGFTDNFLADDVHYNTAGGRFIAERYFQQLESLLER
- a CDS encoding S9 family peptidase, with the translated sequence MKTINLRSFQFSLLFFFVGAIAFGQEKKALSLEDYKQWNRIRNAIISPNGTWMTYAYAPNEGDAQLHVRKIEGDTIRTAINAKQIAFSDDSKWLAYLVDPAKKEAEKLRASKKPVVSDLHIIDLNSNEAQEVKNAKSYRFSKDSKVIAVHKNPADRKAEHSGSDLILMYLYEGVTANIGNVSSYAFNKAGTLIAYLVDADGDVGNGLYVMDLKANRRWPLHTGAFSYSQMAWNKAGDKVLSLYGNKEKGNMQRDNALFWATGLTTGMSTANKNTYEASAANFPKEMVISEFGAPVWHESDGQIFLYVKEQQQEPKKDDLLKANVDVWHWKDEQVQSTQIVRANRDRRSTYLAVLNLSNKAFFQLANADMPNVNFNLMTNWAVGREDKPYRDDVNNPRGFEDLYSIDTKTGEKRLIKRRNYFYSGISPNGQWATFSTNAELMVYNFESGETINLTKKADVSFLNTEFDKPTEKPTYGIGGWSKDGKWALVNNKFDLWAISLNGTEAINLTNGLGNEESIRFRAVQLDPEAKGFDMSKPILLSAYGEWSKKSGFYEVKLGKKPKALRYEDKMIGRPVKAKYADRVIYTEQTFVDFPDYWVSDLSFKRPKQVTNANPQQSEYKWGKRVLVDYTDKRGHKLQGTLTLPADYEEGKKYPMVIYFYERMSQRHHQYSMPTYDDRPHMSTYASNGYLVLMPDIVYDVGLPGSSALDDVTSAANAVIDMGCADPERIGLQGHSWGGYESSFIVTQTDMFACVVTGAPLTNLISMYNVAYKRTGNLNGPILEWSQGRMGVSPWDNMELYRSQSPIHHAQNINTPFMILHGTADGAVDWVQGLEYYSTARRLGKEVILLSYPDEPHHLGKLANQKDFQIRMKQYFDHYLMDAEAPLWMKEGVRHLDKKRIGPEVMEKGN